The following proteins come from a genomic window of Megalobrama amblycephala isolate DHTTF-2021 linkage group LG1, ASM1881202v1, whole genome shotgun sequence:
- the LOC125262809 gene encoding uncharacterized protein LOC125262809, producing the protein MKLQISSGRGTLFQRFIVTVRVVMRSAVEGESVTLYPDTEVQKDDLIVWTFGYEDTLIAQMTGKTRETYEGTDGRFRDRLKLDKRTGSLTINSARTEHSGLYKLQMSSSSRGTTNKRFKVAVNLKKISAKEEDTVTLRTNTVVHRKDQLLWIFGDENSLLAEIKGGIGKISTFDIADGKFKDRLGLDEKTGSLTIRHITTEHAGVYTLKLVTSKATTVRRCNVVVKVLKILGKEGNSVTLNPDAEIQRDNLILWRFGNNPIAQLTGETKETTYTDADERFRDKLQLDKNTGSLTIRNITNGPYKLQIISSRGTLSRKFRVFMCCESGPKTMSVMMGECLILITDFNIEREERVQWSFGAKTLATGMNGDSKKTSYGDDERFRDRLELHHQTGSLTIKNTRTSDTGVYQLKFCSRSGENICWEFSVTVSDYTGNRVNKSTVIMMNGEDPV; encoded by the exons ATGAAACTACAGATCAGCAGCGGCAGAGGAACCTTGTTCCAAAGATTCATTGTGACTGTCAGAG TCGTGATGAGATCAGCGGTGGAGGGAGAATCGGTCACTTTATACCCTGACACTGAAGTACAGAAAGATGATCTGATCGTGTGGACATTTGGATATGAAGACACTCTCATCGCTCAAATGACTGGAAAGACCAGAGAAACGTATGAAGGtactgatgggagattcagagacagactgaagctggacaagaGGACTGGATCACTGACCATCAACAGCGCGAGAACTGAACACTCTGGACTTTATAAACTACAGatgagcagcagcagcagaggaACCACAAACAAGAGATTCAAAGTTGCTGTGAATT TGAAGAAAATATCAGCTAAGGAGGAAGACACTGTCACTCTGAGGACCAATACTGTAGTGCATAGAAAAGATCAGTTACTGTGGATCTTTGGAGATGAAAACTCTCTCCTAGCTGAAATCAAAGGAGGGATTGGAAAGATCTCTACATTTGACATTGCCGATGGGAAATTCAAAGACAGACTGGGCTTGGATGAGAAGACTGGATCACTGACAATCAGACATATCACAACTGAACACGCTGGAGTCTATACACTGAAGCTCGTCACCAGCAAAGCGACAACAGTCAGAAGATGCAATGTTGTTGTCAAAG TGTTGAAGATATTAGGGAAGGAGGGAAACAGTGTGACTCTTAATCCTGATGCTGAAATACAGAGAGATAATCTGATCCTGTGGAGGTTTGGAAACAATCCCATAGCTCAACTGACTGGAGAGACCAAAGAGACGACATACACTGATGCTGacgagagattcagagacaaaCTGCAGCTGGACAAGAACACTGGATCTTTGACCATCAGAAACATCACAAATGGACCTTATAAACTACAGATCATCAGCAGCAGAGGGACCTTGTCTAGGAAATTCAGAGTTTTCATGTGTT GTGAATCCGGTCCGAAGACAATGTCAGTGATGATGGGAGAATGTTTAATTCTAATCACTGATTTTAACATAGAAAGAGAAGAGAGGGTACAGTGGAGCTTTGGAGCCAAAACTCTAGCAACTGGAATGAATGGAGACTCAAAAAAGACTTCATACGGTGAtgatgagagattcagagacagactggaGCTGCACCATCAAACGGGATCTCTCACCATCAAAAACACCAGAACCAGCGACACTGGAGTTTATCAACTAAAGTTCTGCAGCAGAAGCGGAGAGAACATTTGCTGGGAATTTAGCGTTACTGTCAGTG ATTACACAGGAAACAGAGTGAATAAATCAACAGTTATAATGATGAATGGAGAGGATCCTGTTTGA